The bacterium genomic interval GAAGCCTTCCGGACCCGTTGATGCGCGTTCTGGGGATCGAGAGTTCCTGCGACGAGACCGCCGCCGCCGTCTACGACGTCTCCGCGGGGCTGCTTTCGAACGTCGTTTCGTCCCAGGTCGCGGTCCACGGCGCTTACGGCGGCGTGGTCCCCGAGCTCGCTTCCCGCGAGCATCTGAAGTCGATCGTCCCGGTGGTCGGGAAGGCGCTGTCCGACGCCTCCACCGGGAGGGGCGCGATCGACGGGATCGCGGCCACGGCGGGGCCCGGGCTCATCGGATCGCTCCTCGTGGGCCTTTGCTTCGCGAAGTCGCTCGCCTTCGCGTGGGGAAAACCGCTCTACGGTGCGGATCACCTCGAAGCGCACGTCTACGCCGTTTTCCTCGAGAACGACGTTCCCTTTCCCTACATCGCGCTGCTGGTGTCCGGCGGCCACACGTCCCTGTTCCGCGTCGAAGGGTGGGGGGAGATGACCTTCCTGGGCGGCACGCGGGACGACGCGGCGGGGGAGGCGTTCGACAAGGCGGCGAAGATGATGGGGCTTCCGTACCCCGGCGGGGTAGCGATCGACCGGGCGGGACGGGAGGGGGACGGGGCGCGGTTCCACTTCCCGCGGGCGTGGCTCACCCGCGACTCGGCGGACTTCTCCTTCTCGGGCCTCAAGACGGCGCTGCGGACCTTCCTCGCCTCCCCGGAAGGGAAGGCCGCCCGGACGGAAGACGTCGCCTCCTCCTTCCAGGAAGCGGTGGCCGACGTGCTGGTCGGGAAGGCGATCGAAGCCGCGCAGCGGGAGCGGGTTCCGCGGCTCGTGCTGGCCGGCGGCGTCTCGGCGAACTCCCGCCTGAGGGAACTCGCGGTGGAACGGGGGTTCGCGGCGGGGATCGCGACGTTTCTCCCCTCGAAGGCGCTGTGCACCGACAACGCGGCGATGGTGGCCCTGCTCGGCGAGCGGCGTCTCTCGGCGGGGGTCGTCTCCGGGCACGAGTTGACCGCCTATGCGGCCTCCCGCTTCACCCGCTGAGTGCCCCATTCCATGGAACATCCCCGGAAGGCCCTCGCCGCCCTCGGGCTCTCCCCGCGCAAGTCGCTCGGGCAGAACTTCCTCGCCGACCGGAACGTCGCCGGAAAGATCGTCGCCCTGGCGTGCTCGTTCCCGCCGCCGTACCTCGAGATCGGCCCGGGGCTCGGGGCGCTGACGGACCTGCTTTCCGAGGCGGGAGCGCCCACCGTCGCGGTCGAACTGGACCGTGGGTTGGCGGCGCACCTGCGGGAACGGTTCTCCGGCGGTTCCGTGGAGATCGTCGAGGCCGACTTCCTCAAGGTTCCCGAGCGGGAATGGCGGTCGCGCTTCCCGGCGGGAGGCACGGTGGTCGGGAACCTCCCGTACTCCATCTCCTCCCCCGTCGTCCTGCGGCTGATCGAACTCCGGGATCGGTTTCCCCACGCGGTCCTGATGCTGCAGCGGGAGGTGGTGGACCGACTGTGCGCCGGTCCGGGAGGGAAGGAGTACGGGATCCTCTCGGTCTATCTCGGCGTCCTCGCGCAGGCGCGCAGGGAGTTCCCCGTGCGGCGCGCCTGCTTCCACCCCCCCCCGGACGTCGACTCCGCGGTGATGTTGATCCGTTTTGTCGGGGACCTTCCCGAGGCGCTGGTCGCGGGGCTGCGGACCGTCGTCCGCGCCGCCTTCGCGCAACGAAGGAAGACGCTGCGCAACGCGCCCGTCCCGTTCCTCCCGGGGGGAGCGGCGCAATGGAGCGATCTGCTCCTGGCCGCCGGGATCGATCCCGCCGGCCGCGCCGAGGAGGTGCCCCCCGCCGCGTACCTTGCGCTGGCCCGGAAGTTCGCCGGAATGTAGTGGAAAAACGGCCGCCCTCCGAATACAATTGACCGGACATGACCGAACCGAAGACCCCCCGGTACATCGCGATCGAAGGCCCGATCGGCGTCGGGAAGTCGTCCCTGGCGAAGATCCTCGCCCAGAAATACGGCTCCCGCCTCGTCAAGGAG includes:
- the tsaD gene encoding tRNA (adenosine(37)-N6)-threonylcarbamoyltransferase complex transferase subunit TsaD; the protein is MRVLGIESSCDETAAAVYDVSAGLLSNVVSSQVAVHGAYGGVVPELASREHLKSIVPVVGKALSDASTGRGAIDGIAATAGPGLIGSLLVGLCFAKSLAFAWGKPLYGADHLEAHVYAVFLENDVPFPYIALLVSGGHTSLFRVEGWGEMTFLGGTRDDAAGEAFDKAAKMMGLPYPGGVAIDRAGREGDGARFHFPRAWLTRDSADFSFSGLKTALRTFLASPEGKAARTEDVASSFQEAVADVLVGKAIEAAQRERVPRLVLAGGVSANSRLRELAVERGFAAGIATFLPSKALCTDNAAMVALLGERRLSAGVVSGHELTAYAASRFTR
- the rsmA gene encoding 16S rRNA (adenine(1518)-N(6)/adenine(1519)-N(6))-dimethyltransferase RsmA, yielding MEHPRKALAALGLSPRKSLGQNFLADRNVAGKIVALACSFPPPYLEIGPGLGALTDLLSEAGAPTVAVELDRGLAAHLRERFSGGSVEIVEADFLKVPEREWRSRFPAGGTVVGNLPYSISSPVVLRLIELRDRFPHAVLMLQREVVDRLCAGPGGKEYGILSVYLGVLAQARREFPVRRACFHPPPDVDSAVMLIRFVGDLPEALVAGLRTVVRAAFAQRRKTLRNAPVPFLPGGAAQWSDLLLAAGIDPAGRAEEVPPAAYLALARKFAGM